GGTGATACTGGGAAAGTGCATTACTACCCGTAGCGGTACGGTTAAAACCTAGTCCTATGGAATCTGCCCGGTGGTAATAAACGGCGGTCCAGTCCGGACGGGGGCTTTTGTTCTGCCAGGGCTCTGGAGCAAAGTGTACTCCTGCCCAGGGCCGGGAAAGGCCCATAGGTGCGTTGTAATTGACATAAATATCCCGCGAACGGAGCAGCATATGACGAATCCTGCGTACCGCTTTGGGCTCACGCGTCAATGACATCCTAATCCACTCCTCAGCGATTTGTTCGGAAGTCAGGGAATGGTCCCAGGCCAGTCTTCCAAACGCATACCAGTTCGCCTGAGCCAGCGGGTGACCCGTCCAGTTGCGATCCGAACCCGTATTGGCTACGCCCGCCATCAGTGTTCGTTCATACCCGTGTAAGCTGCCGTCAATTACTTTGGCTACCGTCGAGCCTTTCCCCGAAACGTAGGTATCAGCATCGAGGCACTCTTTAAACAGGGGAGCTTCGTATACCAGATGTGTAGCAAAACCCAAGTATTCCTGGGTAAGTTGAAACTCCATGCCCAGGGGCGTACGGGGCATCCGACCAAAGATGGGTGAAAAAGGTTCGCGGGGCTGAAAATCAATCGGACCGTTTTTTACCTGTACGATCACCTTGGAACCAAATTTTCCGTCAAAAGGCACAAACTCTTCGAAAGCAGCCTTGAAGCGATCAGCGTTGGGGTCGGCTTTGTACACGAAAGCTCGCCAGATGACCACACCGGGGTAGGTTTTCATGGCTTCGTCCAGCATGTTGGCTCCATCTGCGTGCGTACGATCATAATCCTGTGGACCAGGCTCGCCTTCTGAATTGGCTTTCACCAGAAAACCACCGAAATCTGGAATGGTCTGGTAAATTTCTTTCACCTTATTGAACCACCACTGGCGAACTTGCGGATCTAGAGGGTCCGACGTCTTTAAACCACCGAGTATTTTTGGGGCTGCAAAGTTCACCGATAGATAGACCTTGATACCATAAGGTCGGAGTACGTCGGCCAGAGCGGCTACCTTTTTCAGATATTCGCCCGTCAGCAGGCGAGGACTCGCATTGACATTATTAAGCACTGTTCCATTAATGCCTATGGAAGCATTCGCCCGGGCGTAATCGCGGTACCGTGGACTGATGGTTTCGGGTAATTCATACCATTTCCACATCGATTCCCCCGCATAGCCCCGCTCGATGGTTGCGTTGGGATTGTCCCAGTGATTAAGCATCCGAAATTTTACTTTCGGACGGCTAACGACGGCCAGTGAATCCAGGGGCCGATTCATCTGTAACTGACGCAGCAGGGCGAAGACACCGTATAAGACACCCGCATCAGTTTGGCTGATAATCTGGAGGTTATCCTGCCGTTTGACAATACGGTAGCCTTCAGGGGTAAGATCCTTTACATCCGCACCCATCGGCGTAACGCGTAACAGGATACCGCCAGTCCGGTTGCCAGAAGCCTTTACGGAGGGTATGGATTGTCCCAATAGTCCCTTCAAGCCCTGCCGTAACTCGTCCGTTGCCGTATTCAGGATGGGGGATGAACCTTCCGTTGCGATGAACTGCATGGATCGGGTGTAAGACGTCCGAAGGGAAGCGTTCGAAATTCGGTCGTATTTGAGCCAGAGTTGGTACCCGTCGTCGCCTTTAGCCAAAGGAGCCAGTAGCAGCAGGTACAAGAATAATAATCGCTTCATCAAAAGAACAGAGAGTTATACGTATGTTATACAAACGAATGAAGGCTTGAGAGCAATGGATTATCGCTTTGCAGAATAAACGTCAGTAACCAGGCGTATATCTGTTTTACCAGGTTTGGCAGTTCATCATTCGCAAAGCGACCCTGACACTCTATTACCTGTATCTATAGTAAGTCGGGGGATTACAACGGAGCGTAAATTTTACGTGTAAAAATGACACTTATTTCGAAAAGCACAACGAACCACTCGTACTTTTTTTAAAAAAAATATACGAATAGTTAAAAATAGGAGCCTTAAACGCTTAGCTCCGGACTAGGAATAAAGTTTAGGAAAGCATTATGTGTAAGTTGATACTTATTGGAATTTACCTGGTACAGATAAGCTCCTCTGCGGGAATATCCCTTCTGTTTTTCATCTAATTTAGTTAATAGGCTGGTTGATAGTATTTTACGACTGAAGTTACGTTTATCAAATTCAGTATTATAGATCGCTTCGTATAGCTTTTGTAACTGAGGAATTGTAAATTTCTCGGGTAATAATTCAAAACCAATGGGGTGCTGAGCGGCCTTGTAGCGAAGCCGCTTAAGGGCTAAGTCTACCATGTCTCCATGGTCGAAGAGTAGGGGTGGTAGGTCGTAGATAGAAAACCAGCGAGCTTGAAACGTATCGGATAAGGTGGCCTCGTAATCATCAATTTTAATTAAAGAAAAGTAAGCAACGGACACCGTACGTGTGATAGGATCGCGATTGGGGTTACCAAAGGCATACAGTTGCTCCAGATATACATTTGTCAGGCCCGTCAGATCAAAAAGAATACGGCTTGCGGCATCCTCCAGGCTTTCATTCGGTTGCAGCCATCCCCCCATCAATGACCAAGTTTCGGCCTCGATCCCTCGCTTAACGAGTAATACTTTTAGGCCTTCGCCATCAAAGCCGAAAATAATGGAATCTAAAGCCAGTAAATAAGGGTGCTGTTGTTGGTATTGATCTAACATGAACGCTCACTCAGGAATGGACCACGCTTTAAAAATGTATTTTCTCCCAAGATAAAGCGAAAATGTTAACTTTTTGTTACAAGTTCAAGATAGACTTTCAAGCCGGGTTTATGGTTATACATTCCCCCGAATCATAGCAGTCCATTTTAGCCGGAAGGCTGCTCGATTATCAGAGGTGAACTGTCCTCTTGGTAATGTTCTAGGACTGCCCGAGCGTTCTTCATCATTCGATCCCTGAGCATGCGGGGCCGTAGTACCTTTATCTTCCCGCCAAAGCCAAGGAATTCCCGTTCCAGTTCAAAGTTGACAATAACCCGGATGCGAAATACTGAACCCAATGAATCTTTGGAGAGCAACTCCTGCGACGCATGCAGGGGTTTCGTAACCACATAGGGGGCATTGGAGGCAGCAACCCAGAAAACCACTTCACAGTTTTTCTGACCAGGGGTCTTGGTTACGCCAATTACATCGGAATAAAAGGTTTGTAAATCCAGGATCTCGTTGGGGCGATAGGCTTCATTCAAATCTTCCTGCAAGGCATGAATCCGATCTAAGGCTAACGTGAGAATAGGCTTACGCTTCTGATGCGATTGCCCGAGTATAAACCAGCGGTTGCGATACTCTTTTAACAGATACGGACTAAAACAGAACGTAGCCGACTGCCGGGCCCGGAAGGATTGGTACGTCATACAAAGCGTTGTTTTCGAAACAATGGCCTTCCGAATGGTTTCGATGTAATTCAATCCCAGTAAATGCTCATTCTTTTCAAAATCCACTACTGGTAAACTGCTCGTTTGCTGGGTGTAAATCTTGTCCTGCAGTTTACTAACCATTTCCCGCAAGTCCGCAAAGTGGTTCAGTCCTTTGAATTGTTGTAATAAACCCGCCACTTCCCCCAGGAGTTGCATATCCTGAGCATTCAAAGGAATGTTGGTGATGCTGAAATGCTTATCGGCGTAGGTATAATACTTGCGGTCCACTACGATAATGGGAGCTTCATAGCCCAGTTTCGAACTTCGCATCATCTCCAGATCGGACTGAACGGTTCGACGGCTTACCCCCTTTTCAAGGCCCTGATACTCGTACAGGGCTTGTGAACAGGCTTCCATCAAATCCTCCAGAGTCCACGTGCGGTATCGATTCTGCAGACATTGATCAATGGTTCGGTAGCGAATGAGGGCGTTGCGATTGAGCGGCATGAGAAAAAAATTTCAGAAAATTAGAAATTATTTTCTACTACGCACAAAGACTGCGTAGTAGACTTAAACCTTTGTATCGTCAACGGAAAACAAAGACAGTTATGAAATTCAATACAACGCCTCAACAAAGTCAGCCGATCCTGAACCATGAAGGAGCGAAAGCCTACCGCATGAATCCAGCTCTGGAGTTGTATTCAACCGTAGTAACCTGGTCTTTGAATGATACCTTTTACGAGCCCAATGATGAGCGACTCATCCGGATACGCAATCTGATTGCTCAGAATGATCCGGGTTTTGTAGCAAAACTGGCCATTTACGCCCGGCATGAGATGTATCTGCGTTCGGCTCCTCTGGTACTACTGGCAGAATTGGCCCGTATTCACTCCGGGGATGACCTCGTCGCCCGAATGACGGAGCGGGTCATTGCCCGTGCCGATGAAATTACGGAGCTGCTGGCCTGCTATCAGGCTCTAAACGAACGAACCGGTTTGAAAAAACTCAATCGGTTATCTAAGCAACTGCAAAAAGGGCTGGCTTCGGCATTTAACCAATTTGATGCGTATCAATTTGCTAAATACAATCGAAATACGGCTATCAAACTGCGGGATGCCTTGTTTTTAGTTCATCCCAAAGCTAAAAATCTAGCTCAACAGGAAATTTTCAATCAGATTGTAACCAACACATTACCTGTACCCTATACCTGGGAAACCGAATTGTCAGCGTTGGGGCAGCAAAAGTTTAAATTAGCCACAGAAAAAGAGGCTGCCTTTCAGCAAAAGTGGGAAGAACTGATCGATAGTAACAAACTGGGGTACATGGCTTTGCTGCGAAACCTGCGAAATGTGTTCGAAGCCGGGGTCTCGTATGCACATCTGAAAAAAGCCGTCAATACTTTAGCCTCGCCTGAACAGGTCGCCCGGTCGAAGCAGTTTCCCTTCCGCTATTTAGCCGCTTATCGTGAGTTACAGGGAACGGAAATGAAACGTCCTAAGCAGGAAGGCTGGATTGGAAAAGTTTTCAGTGGTCAAGGGTACGTAGGAGAGGTTTTGGACGGATTGGAAAAGGCCGTAGTTCAAAGTGCCCGTCGGATTCAGGGTTTCGATGAACATACCCGCGTACTGTTAGCCTGCGACGTATCGGGCTCGATGCAGAAGCCTGTTTCACCGCAGTCCAGTATCTTACTTTACGATATTGGTTTGATGCTAGCTATGCTGTTACAATCCCGTTGCAGGAATGTACAGGTTGGAATGTTCGGCGATAGCTGGAAGCGAATTCAGGTTCCTAAAAATCGAATCCTCGCCAATGTGCATGAATTCTATAAACGAGAGGGAGAGGTAGGCTATGCTACTAATGGTTATCTAGTATTAAAAGAACTGATAGACCGCCGCCAGAAAATGGATAAAATCATGTTTTTCACGGATTTGCAGCTCTGGAACAGCGGCTCAGGGAGCGATCAGCTAAGTAAGCTGTGGGGGAAGTATAAACAGGAGATTCACCCTTCAGCCCGTCTGTATTTGTTTGACTTAAGTGGTTACGGCAAAACGCCCCTACAAGTCCTCCGGAATGATGTATACCTGATTGCGGGCTGGAGTGATAAAATCTTCGGGGTACTGGAAGCCCTTGAAAAGGGTGAGTCAATTCTGGAAATGATTATGAATTATTGATTTTAATAACGCTTAACGGTAAGGTTTTCACACCTAACTGTGCTTAGTACGGTACGGGCTAAGTTTTAGAAGCCCAGCCCAAAGGATGCCGTAGCATCGGGATACTTCGCAGCATGTAGGGGGGGGCATTATGACTTCGGTCAGGATGGAGGTTCGAGTCCTCTTTGCGATACCCCGCTCCCGATTCGCCCGTCGCTCCTTTCAATATCGTTATTGAACTTGAAATCCGTTCGTTACTTTTCTAAATGCTTTTATATGAAAGATAGAATCGCTAGCCTTTTTATGGACAAAAGCGAAATTCCGCTTTTTTACATTGAAAGTGGGAGTCGGCTTTGGGGGATTGCCAGTCCCGATAGTGACTTTGATGTGCGAGGTTTTCA
This region of Siphonobacter curvatus genomic DNA includes:
- a CDS encoding alpha-glucuronidase family glycosyl hydrolase, producing the protein MKRLLFLYLLLLAPLAKGDDGYQLWLKYDRISNASLRTSYTRSMQFIATEGSSPILNTATDELRQGLKGLLGQSIPSVKASGNRTGGILLRVTPMGADVKDLTPEGYRIVKRQDNLQIISQTDAGVLYGVFALLRQLQMNRPLDSLAVVSRPKVKFRMLNHWDNPNATIERGYAGESMWKWYELPETISPRYRDYARANASIGINGTVLNNVNASPRLLTGEYLKKVAALADVLRPYGIKVYLSVNFAAPKILGGLKTSDPLDPQVRQWWFNKVKEIYQTIPDFGGFLVKANSEGEPGPQDYDRTHADGANMLDEAMKTYPGVVIWRAFVYKADPNADRFKAAFEEFVPFDGKFGSKVIVQVKNGPIDFQPREPFSPIFGRMPRTPLGMEFQLTQEYLGFATHLVYEAPLFKECLDADTYVSGKGSTVAKVIDGSLHGYERTLMAGVANTGSDRNWTGHPLAQANWYAFGRLAWDHSLTSEQIAEEWIRMSLTREPKAVRRIRHMLLRSRDIYVNYNAPMGLSRPWAGVHFAPEPWQNKSPRPDWTAVYYHRADSIGLGFNRTATGSNALSQYHPEVQKGWADAETCPLPYLLWFHHVPWDKPLSSGRNLWDELCTHFYTGADSVQWLQREWAQVKPAVDPVLHADVAGRLRTQYEEAIWWRDAWVLYLQEYAQRPIPAPFQKPKRTLVDVKESVNVYLLR
- a CDS encoding NUDIX hydrolase — its product is MLDQYQQQHPYLLALDSIIFGFDGEGLKVLLVKRGIEAETWSLMGGWLQPNESLEDAASRILFDLTGLTNVYLEQLYAFGNPNRDPITRTVSVAYFSLIKIDDYEATLSDTFQARWFSIYDLPPLLFDHGDMVDLALKRLRYKAAQHPIGFELLPEKFTIPQLQKLYEAIYNTEFDKRNFSRKILSTSLLTKLDEKQKGYSRRGAYLYQVNSNKYQLTHNAFLNFIPSPELSV
- a CDS encoding helix-turn-helix transcriptional regulator → MPLNRNALIRYRTIDQCLQNRYRTWTLEDLMEACSQALYEYQGLEKGVSRRTVQSDLEMMRSSKLGYEAPIIVVDRKYYTYADKHFSITNIPLNAQDMQLLGEVAGLLQQFKGLNHFADLREMVSKLQDKIYTQQTSSLPVVDFEKNEHLLGLNYIETIRKAIVSKTTLCMTYQSFRARQSATFCFSPYLLKEYRNRWFILGQSHQKRKPILTLALDRIHALQEDLNEAYRPNEILDLQTFYSDVIGVTKTPGQKNCEVVFWVAASNAPYVVTKPLHASQELLSKDSLGSVFRIRVIVNFELEREFLGFGGKIKVLRPRMLRDRMMKNARAVLEHYQEDSSPLIIEQPSG
- a CDS encoding TROVE domain-containing protein, which gives rise to MKFNTTPQQSQPILNHEGAKAYRMNPALELYSTVVTWSLNDTFYEPNDERLIRIRNLIAQNDPGFVAKLAIYARHEMYLRSAPLVLLAELARIHSGDDLVARMTERVIARADEITELLACYQALNERTGLKKLNRLSKQLQKGLASAFNQFDAYQFAKYNRNTAIKLRDALFLVHPKAKNLAQQEIFNQIVTNTLPVPYTWETELSALGQQKFKLATEKEAAFQQKWEELIDSNKLGYMALLRNLRNVFEAGVSYAHLKKAVNTLASPEQVARSKQFPFRYLAAYRELQGTEMKRPKQEGWIGKVFSGQGYVGEVLDGLEKAVVQSARRIQGFDEHTRVLLACDVSGSMQKPVSPQSSILLYDIGLMLAMLLQSRCRNVQVGMFGDSWKRIQVPKNRILANVHEFYKREGEVGYATNGYLVLKELIDRRQKMDKIMFFTDLQLWNSGSGSDQLSKLWGKYKQEIHPSARLYLFDLSGYGKTPLQVLRNDVYLIAGWSDKIFGVLEALEKGESILEMIMNY